The Daphnia pulex isolate KAP4 chromosome 3, ASM2113471v1 genome includes a region encoding these proteins:
- the LOC124191508 gene encoding bifunctional peptidase and (3S)-lysyl hydroxylase Jmjd7-like isoform X1: protein MSTSKFEKLSSEAFEFYLTTNVPYLEELPTCLEFYRNYVAQNRPVIIRNAFNSWPALSKWNIEYLRQSYGTKDVTVTITPNGYADAVTNGHFVLPLENVMPMNQFLKSLENPVVNRVHYIQTQNSNLTKEFAELIADSADEIEWASTLFGTKPDAVNFWMGDERAITSMHKDPYENMYCVVSGYKDFILHPPTDQPWIPYANYPKASYQEIDGDLKIVPDDDGTIPWIDIDPLKPDLTKYPKYKNARQIRCRVEKGEMLYLPSLWFHHVRQSHGCIAVNYWYDMQYDIKYNYFEFVKDLVNCDA, encoded by the exons ATGTCAACAAGCAAGTTTGAAAAACTCTCCAGTGAAGCTTTTG aattttatcTTACAACGAATGTGCCTTATCTGGAAGAATTGCCCACTTGCTTGGAATTCTATAGAAATTATGTGGCTCAAAATCGGCCAGTGATTATCCGTAATGCTTTCAACAGCTGGCCGGCGTTATCGAAATGGAACATTGAATACTTAAg GCAGTCTTATGGGACAAAAGATGTCACAGTAACCATCACCCCAAATGGTTATGCTGATGCAGTCACAAATGGACACTTTGTTCTTCCCCTGGAAAACGTGATGCCCATGAACCAGTTTTTGAAATCACTGGAAAACCCTGTCGTAAACAGGGTGCACTATATTCAAACACAGAACTCCAATCTCACCAAAGAGTTTGCAGAATTGATAGCTGACTCTGCAGACGAGATTGAGTGGGCCTCAACATTGTTTGGCACCAAGCCAGATGCAGTCAATTTCTGGATGGGAGATGAGCGGGCAATCACATCGA TGCACAAGGATCCCTATGAAAACATGTACTGTGTCGTTTCTGGATACAAAGACTTCATTCTCCACCCTCCCACAGACCAGCCATGGATACCTTATGCAAATTATCCCAAAGCTAGTTACCAAGAAATCGACGGAGATTTGAAGATTGTTCCGGATGATGACGGAACCATTCCTTGGATAGATATCGATCCTTTGAAGCCCGACTTGACAAAATATCCCAAGTACAAAAATGCTCGGCAGATTCGATGTCGCGTTGAGAAAGGTGAAATGCTCTACCTGCCCTCGCTTTGGTTCCACCACGTCCGCCAGTCTCACGGCTGCATAGCAGTCAACTACTGGTACGATATGCAATACGACATCAAGTACAATTATTTCGAATTTGTTAAAGACCTGGTCAACTGTGATGCGTGA
- the LOC124191508 gene encoding bifunctional peptidase and (3S)-lysyl hydroxylase Jmjd7-like isoform X2 translates to MSTSKFEKLSSEAFEFYLTTNVPYLEELPTCLEFYRNYVAQNRPVIIRNAFNSWPALSKWNIEYLRQSYGTKDVTVTITPNGYADAVTNGHFVLPLENVMPMNQFLKSLENPVVNRVHYIQTQNSNLTKEFAELIADSADEIEWASTLFGTKPDAVNFWMGDERAITSMHKDPYENMYCVVSGYKDFILHPPTDQPWIPYANYPKASYQEIDGDLKIVPDDDGTIPWIDIDPLKPDLTKYPKYKNARQIRCRVEKGEMLYLPSLWFHHVRQSHGCIAVNY, encoded by the exons ATGTCAACAAGCAAGTTTGAAAAACTCTCCAGTGAAGCTTTTG aattttatcTTACAACGAATGTGCCTTATCTGGAAGAATTGCCCACTTGCTTGGAATTCTATAGAAATTATGTGGCTCAAAATCGGCCAGTGATTATCCGTAATGCTTTCAACAGCTGGCCGGCGTTATCGAAATGGAACATTGAATACTTAAg GCAGTCTTATGGGACAAAAGATGTCACAGTAACCATCACCCCAAATGGTTATGCTGATGCAGTCACAAATGGACACTTTGTTCTTCCCCTGGAAAACGTGATGCCCATGAACCAGTTTTTGAAATCACTGGAAAACCCTGTCGTAAACAGGGTGCACTATATTCAAACACAGAACTCCAATCTCACCAAAGAGTTTGCAGAATTGATAGCTGACTCTGCAGACGAGATTGAGTGGGCCTCAACATTGTTTGGCACCAAGCCAGATGCAGTCAATTTCTGGATGGGAGATGAGCGGGCAATCACATCGA TGCACAAGGATCCCTATGAAAACATGTACTGTGTCGTTTCTGGATACAAAGACTTCATTCTCCACCCTCCCACAGACCAGCCATGGATACCTTATGCAAATTATCCCAAAGCTAGTTACCAAGAAATCGACGGAGATTTGAAGATTGTTCCGGATGATGACGGAACCATTCCTTGGATAGATATCGATCCTTTGAAGCCCGACTTGACAAAATATCCCAAGTACAAAAATGCTCGGCAGATTCGATGTCGCGTTGAGAAAGGTGAAATGCTCTACCTGCCCTCGCTTTGGTTCCACCACGTCCGCCAGTCTCACGGCTGCATAGCAGTCAACTACTG A